One part of the Sporosarcina ureae genome encodes these proteins:
- a CDS encoding glycosyl-4,4'-diaponeurosporenoate acyltransferase, whose product MPLIELPLHRVILLDAVAWMIFHLTISVAAQRIPINWFARNGHLFKSFSWEQEGRIWQRLFRVKKWKGHIPDGTLFISSGYNKSHLHGADDSSLYDFLLESRRAECVHWLTILPGFLFFFWNPVWAAWLNVAYAVLFNVPLIVVQRFNRPRLERLLNSSR is encoded by the coding sequence ATGCCGCTGATCGAATTGCCACTGCATAGAGTCATTCTTCTGGATGCAGTCGCGTGGATGATCTTTCATCTAACTATATCGGTGGCGGCGCAGCGAATTCCTATCAATTGGTTTGCGCGGAATGGACACTTGTTTAAGAGTTTTTCTTGGGAACAGGAAGGACGAATTTGGCAACGGTTATTCCGCGTGAAGAAGTGGAAGGGGCATATTCCAGACGGTACGTTGTTCATTTCGAGCGGATACAATAAAAGTCATTTGCATGGAGCGGATGATTCATCGCTTTATGACTTTCTTTTAGAATCAAGACGTGCGGAATGTGTACATTGGTTAACTATTTTGCCGGGATTTCTTTTCTTTTTCTGGAATCCAGTTTGGGCTGCTTGGCTTAATGTTGCCTATGCCGTACTGTTTAACGTGCCGTTGATCGTGGTGCAACGATTTAATCGTCCTCGATTGGAAAGGCTGTTGAATTCATCACGATAA
- a CDS encoding phytoene desaturase family protein, which yields MKKKVNVIGAGVAGLASAIRLQHAGYQVELFEKESMAGGKMHRIQQDGYQFDLGPTIVMMPDLYKEIFYLCGKDPDDYIPMERLDPIYSVYFGDKPQDHYEISAELSKLMEVFEGISEDDAAGFLEYLQVIYKRFLVAKEHFLQKPFRKPSDFYNLSVLKQGLKLKTFDTADAFMSKYIKDERLKQMISFQTLYIGVSPYSGPSLYTMIPMIEFLYGVWFIKGGMYTMASSLERLFLELGGKVHYNTPVEEIVIENRVAKGIQVAGEFIESDYVMCNADFPYAMKNLVKDVPSKGKYTDKKIDNMKYSCSCFLMYLGMDKKYEEIKTAHNFIFNEKLRENLDDIFTGKKLEEASFYVYIGSKLDPSLAPEGKDGLYILVPVSDRSCSQYEWDEETIQHYRHYVLEALKKVKGFENVENEIVSESFMTPKDFEERFNAQNGATFGLQPTLSQSNHLRPQSKATHCENLYFTGSSTHPGAGVPIVLLSARIATEELMHDDRGILFQAT from the coding sequence ATGAAGAAAAAGGTAAACGTAATTGGCGCGGGTGTAGCAGGACTCGCGAGTGCCATCCGACTTCAACACGCGGGTTATCAAGTAGAGCTATTTGAGAAGGAATCTATGGCTGGAGGTAAGATGCACCGTATTCAACAAGACGGCTATCAATTCGATTTAGGGCCCACCATTGTAATGATGCCTGATCTATATAAAGAAATTTTTTATCTGTGTGGAAAAGACCCCGATGACTATATTCCTATGGAGCGTTTAGATCCAATATATAGCGTATACTTTGGCGACAAACCACAGGATCACTATGAAATCTCTGCTGAACTATCAAAACTGATGGAAGTGTTCGAAGGAATAAGCGAAGATGACGCGGCTGGATTCCTAGAATACTTGCAAGTGATTTATAAGCGTTTCCTAGTGGCGAAAGAACATTTCTTGCAGAAGCCATTCCGTAAACCATCGGATTTCTATAACTTGTCTGTACTTAAACAAGGTTTGAAGCTGAAGACATTTGACACAGCGGATGCATTTATGAGCAAGTACATTAAAGATGAACGTCTAAAGCAGATGATCAGTTTCCAGACATTATATATTGGGGTTTCTCCTTATAGTGGACCGTCACTATATACGATGATTCCGATGATCGAATTCCTCTACGGTGTCTGGTTTATTAAAGGCGGAATGTACACTATGGCATCATCGCTTGAGCGTTTGTTCCTAGAGCTTGGTGGCAAAGTACATTACAATACACCGGTCGAGGAGATAGTCATTGAAAATAGAGTAGCAAAAGGTATACAAGTTGCGGGTGAGTTCATCGAATCCGATTATGTAATGTGCAATGCGGACTTCCCATACGCAATGAAAAATTTGGTGAAAGATGTGCCTTCTAAAGGGAAGTACACAGATAAGAAAATAGATAATATGAAATACTCTTGTTCATGCTTCCTGATGTATCTCGGAATGGATAAGAAATATGAAGAAATAAAGACTGCACACAACTTTATCTTCAATGAGAAGTTGAGAGAAAACTTGGATGATATTTTTACTGGTAAGAAACTAGAAGAGGCATCTTTCTACGTTTATATTGGCTCCAAGTTGGATCCTTCATTGGCACCTGAAGGTAAAGATGGTTTGTATATTCTAGTACCTGTTTCCGACCGTTCATGTTCACAATACGAGTGGGATGAAGAAACAATCCAGCATTATCGCCACTACGTTCTAGAAGCATTGAAGAAAGTAAAAGGCTTTGAAAACGTGGAAAATGAAATTGTGTCTGAAAGCTTTATGACGCCGAAAGACTTTGAAGAACGTTTCAACGCACAAAATGGTGCAACATTCGGGTTGCAGCCAACACTTAGCCAAAGTAATCATTTACGTCCACAAAGTAAAGCAACGCATTGTGAAAATTTATACTTTACAGGTAGTAGTACACATCCAGGTGCAGGGGTGCCGATTGTTCTTCTTTCCGCACGAATCGCGACAGAAGAACTCATGCATGATGATAGAGGTATATTATTCCAAGCAACTTGA
- a CDS encoding glycosyltransferase: MDVLSISLLIALVIALLGLLCGVLVFWRVPTIQHKGIPTSSVSIIIPARNEEFRLKPLLESIVHQRHVSYEVIVVDDGSTDGTRELARSYGANVISNELLEEGWIGKSAACWAGSLVANNKLLLFMDADTVFTHPDSLSNYIASFESMGSGGILSLQPEHYAEKWYEQLAFLFPLIVMAGMNVFTVAGTRLKAGGSFGPCLLCDKMQYEEIGGHAVVRGAVMDDLALGKAFQQHDLPVRCYGGKGIAWLRMYPGGLSDMVQGYSKSMASGSAATHPLVMVLIYTWMAGALIAASMLFVSGFSSTSWLGVSIGLYILYAVELAVASKRVGRFIWWIFPLYPLLLVVFISIFTYSLYLSKRKGSVQWKGRNINV; this comes from the coding sequence ATGGATGTCTTATCGATCTCGCTACTGATTGCACTTGTCATAGCGCTCCTTGGCTTGTTATGTGGCGTACTAGTTTTTTGGCGAGTACCCACCATTCAGCATAAAGGTATTCCCACATCTTCTGTTTCCATTATCATTCCAGCAAGAAATGAAGAGTTTCGTCTGAAGCCGTTACTTGAATCCATTGTTCATCAGCGACACGTATCGTATGAAGTGATTGTGGTAGATGACGGCTCTACTGACGGTACAAGAGAATTGGCACGGTCTTACGGTGCTAACGTAATTTCAAATGAATTATTGGAAGAAGGCTGGATTGGAAAGTCTGCTGCTTGTTGGGCGGGTTCATTGGTAGCTAACAATAAATTATTACTATTTATGGATGCAGATACGGTCTTTACACATCCAGACAGTTTGTCGAATTATATCGCATCATTTGAATCCATGGGGAGCGGTGGAATTTTGTCTTTACAGCCGGAGCACTATGCCGAGAAATGGTATGAGCAGTTGGCATTTCTGTTTCCACTCATTGTGATGGCGGGTATGAACGTCTTTACAGTTGCAGGAACTCGTTTGAAGGCGGGGGGTTCATTCGGGCCGTGCTTGTTATGTGATAAGATGCAGTATGAAGAGATTGGCGGACATGCGGTCGTACGTGGAGCCGTAATGGATGATTTGGCGCTTGGGAAGGCGTTTCAACAACATGATTTGCCTGTACGTTGCTATGGTGGTAAGGGAATAGCCTGGTTGCGTATGTATCCAGGAGGCTTATCCGATATGGTACAAGGCTATTCAAAAAGTATGGCAAGTGGTTCTGCAGCGACCCACCCACTCGTTATGGTATTGATCTATACATGGATGGCGGGTGCATTAATTGCTGCTAGTATGCTATTTGTTTCAGGCTTTAGTTCGACAAGTTGGCTAGGGGTGTCTATTGGTTTATATATACTGTACGCAGTTGAATTAGCGGTCGCATCTAAACGTGTCGGTCGTTTTATTTGGTGGATATTCCCGCTATATCCACTATTGTTGGTCGTCTTTATTTCTATCTTTACGTACTCACTTTATCTATCAAAGCGAAAAGGTAGTGTACAATGGAAAGGGCGAAATATTAATGTGTGA
- a CDS encoding DUF3427 domain-containing protein produces MGDFIRQLEASLQKGFVNKEHHQSGSYKPELLVNSSQKNTTVLSSIQDELRHCEQFLFSVAFITESGLATLKSLFYDLHKRGVNGRIITSTYLYFNQPKVFRELLNIPNIEVRLTEKQGFHSKGYIFQQGDQYSLIVGSSNLTAHALQVNYEWNVKLTSHRDGDIVYHFKDQFEDVWSDANELTEEWIAHYETAYQDNADRTRVSQVFEHPSAYQTNAIEQALEVVPNKMQQAALGSIEAVRATGHDKGLVISATGTGKTYLAAFDVRKFSPKRMLFIVHREQILKKAMQDFKRVLGGMDEDFGLYVGANRQADKKYVFASIQTLSKAENLQDFNPEDFDYILIDEVHKAGATSYLRVIDYFTPKFLMGMTATPERTDDFNIYELFDYHIAYEIRLQEALEEDMLCPFHYFGVTDFEIDGELIGDHTVLSKLVTNERVEHVIEKITYYSHAGDQVKGLMFCSRKEEAHELSKELNLRGYRTVALTGDDSYDERMRRVDQLEKGELDYILTVDIFNEGIDIPSINQVVMLRQTQSSIIFIQQLGRGLRKDHNKPFVTVIDFIGNYANNYLIPIALSGDRSMNKDNVRRNMKDTSYIKGVSTINFEEVAQKRIFNAINSSNLTSLKILKDAYQDLRNKIGRVPYLFDFIEQHSIDPVVIINKHDSYFNFLLKVVSKEDSIQTITPYENQVLTMFSIELINGKRIHEVVLAEMLLSKGSVRLDEFIYELETTGCQVDEDTIESVTRIYDLSFFTQNAQRKYGNQAIITMDHNRVFTFNEKIQQSIEDDSYAVFLIADVLRSAKEKSKVYDCANKLTLHAKYSRKDVCKLLNWQADESSTMYGYKTKHGTCPIFVTYHKHGEVEASVDYGDEFINPELFKWYTRSNRTLRSNEVQTIIQAKEKDIDIHLFVKKDDDEGTDFYYLGKGLPDQQSVVEDHMIDGKGKRLPVVHMNMVMEHPVENTLYDYLIEA; encoded by the coding sequence ATGGGAGATTTTATTCGGCAATTAGAAGCATCTTTACAAAAAGGTTTTGTGAATAAAGAACATCATCAAAGTGGTAGTTATAAACCGGAGCTTTTGGTGAACAGTTCCCAAAAGAATACGACGGTGTTGTCTTCTATTCAAGATGAACTTCGTCACTGTGAACAATTTCTCTTTTCCGTGGCATTCATTACAGAAAGTGGGCTCGCTACACTTAAATCATTATTTTATGATCTACATAAACGAGGTGTAAATGGTCGGATCATCACGTCTACTTACTTATACTTCAATCAACCAAAAGTATTTCGTGAGCTTCTGAACATCCCAAATATTGAAGTGCGGTTAACTGAAAAGCAAGGCTTTCATTCAAAGGGGTATATTTTTCAGCAAGGTGATCAGTATTCATTAATTGTAGGGAGCTCAAACTTAACGGCACATGCGCTACAAGTGAATTATGAGTGGAATGTGAAGCTGACATCTCACCGCGATGGTGACATCGTTTATCACTTTAAGGATCAGTTTGAGGATGTATGGTCAGATGCTAATGAGTTAACTGAAGAGTGGATTGCACACTATGAAACAGCTTATCAAGACAATGCAGACCGGACGAGGGTGTCTCAAGTATTCGAGCATCCATCAGCTTATCAAACTAATGCGATTGAGCAAGCTTTGGAAGTAGTTCCGAATAAGATGCAACAAGCAGCTCTTGGCAGTATTGAAGCAGTACGTGCAACTGGTCATGATAAAGGACTAGTTATTTCAGCTACGGGTACAGGGAAGACGTATCTTGCTGCTTTTGATGTGCGAAAATTTTCACCTAAACGTATGCTGTTTATTGTGCATAGAGAACAAATCTTGAAGAAAGCCATGCAGGATTTTAAACGTGTACTCGGTGGAATGGATGAAGACTTCGGCTTGTACGTCGGGGCGAATCGACAGGCGGATAAAAAGTATGTTTTTGCGAGTATCCAAACATTATCAAAAGCTGAAAATCTTCAAGACTTCAATCCAGAAGACTTTGATTACATTTTAATTGACGAAGTGCATAAAGCAGGCGCAACTAGTTATTTACGTGTAATTGATTATTTCACACCTAAGTTCTTAATGGGGATGACCGCTACGCCTGAACGTACAGATGATTTCAACATTTACGAGCTTTTCGATTATCATATTGCGTATGAGATTCGTCTTCAAGAAGCGTTAGAAGAAGATATGCTGTGTCCGTTCCATTATTTTGGTGTGACGGATTTTGAAATAGATGGGGAGCTTATTGGTGACCACACCGTTCTTTCTAAATTGGTAACGAATGAACGTGTTGAGCATGTCATTGAAAAGATTACCTATTATAGTCACGCTGGTGATCAGGTGAAAGGCTTGATGTTTTGCAGTCGAAAAGAAGAGGCACATGAATTATCAAAAGAACTCAATTTGCGCGGCTATAGAACCGTAGCGTTAACGGGCGATGATTCGTATGATGAGCGCATGCGCAGAGTGGATCAGCTAGAAAAAGGAGAACTCGATTATATACTGACCGTGGATATTTTCAATGAAGGTATCGATATTCCAAGTATTAACCAAGTGGTCATGCTTAGACAAACACAGTCCAGTATCATTTTCATTCAACAACTAGGACGTGGACTGCGCAAGGATCACAACAAGCCCTTCGTTACGGTCATTGATTTTATCGGAAACTATGCGAATAACTATTTGATTCCAATTGCATTGTCTGGGGACCGATCGATGAATAAAGACAATGTTCGACGGAATATGAAAGATACTAGTTATATTAAAGGTGTCTCGACAATTAATTTTGAAGAAGTTGCACAGAAGCGTATTTTCAACGCAATCAACAGCAGTAATTTAACGTCTTTGAAAATCTTGAAAGATGCGTATCAAGATTTGAGGAATAAAATTGGCAGAGTGCCTTATCTATTCGATTTTATCGAGCAGCATTCTATTGATCCGGTCGTTATTATTAATAAACACGATAGTTACTTTAATTTTCTATTGAAGGTTGTATCTAAGGAAGATTCTATTCAAACGATTACTCCTTATGAGAATCAAGTATTAACGATGTTTTCTATAGAATTGATCAATGGCAAACGGATCCATGAAGTAGTACTGGCGGAAATGTTACTTTCTAAAGGAAGTGTACGCTTAGATGAATTCATCTACGAGCTAGAAACTACAGGCTGTCAAGTAGATGAGGATACGATTGAATCCGTCACACGAATTTATGATTTATCGTTTTTCACACAAAACGCCCAAAGGAAATATGGCAATCAAGCGATTATTACGATGGATCATAACCGAGTTTTCACGTTCAACGAAAAGATCCAGCAGAGTATAGAAGATGATTCGTATGCAGTGTTTCTAATTGCGGACGTGTTGCGTAGTGCGAAAGAGAAATCCAAAGTATACGATTGTGCAAATAAATTAACGCTGCATGCCAAATATTCACGTAAAGATGTATGTAAATTATTGAATTGGCAGGCGGATGAGAGCTCGACGATGTATGGTTATAAAACGAAGCACGGTACTTGTCCTATATTCGTCACGTATCATAAGCATGGAGAAGTGGAAGCGAGCGTGGATTACGGTGATGAATTCATCAATCCTGAGTTATTCAAATGGTATACTCGCAGTAACCGAACGCTCCGATCGAATGAAGTGCAAACGATTATTCAGGCGAAAGAAAAAGATATCGACATTCATTTATTCGTAAAGAAAGATGACGATGAGGGAACAGACTTCTATTACTTGGGTAAAGGCCTACCTGACCAGCAAAGTGTTGTGGAAGACCATATGATAGATGGTAAAGGAAAGCGTTTACCAGTAGTCCATATGAACATGGTAATGGAGCACCCAGTAGAAAACACACTCTATGATTATTTGATAGAAGCCTAA
- a CDS encoding (deoxy)nucleoside triphosphate pyrophosphohydrolase, which produces MKKQVHVVGAVIENAQGELLAALRSPEMTLPNYWEFPGGKIESGETCQEALRREIQEELGCVITVGEAVEDTTYEYEKVIVRLETFMASIVEGKPVAAEHAELRWVVRDQLHMLEWAPADIPAIEKLANQ; this is translated from the coding sequence ATGAAGAAACAAGTACATGTTGTAGGAGCAGTAATTGAAAATGCGCAAGGTGAATTATTGGCTGCTCTTCGAAGTCCTGAGATGACATTGCCGAATTATTGGGAGTTTCCAGGCGGGAAAATAGAATCTGGCGAAACATGCCAAGAAGCGCTACGCCGTGAGATTCAGGAAGAACTAGGTTGCGTGATTACGGTAGGAGAAGCAGTAGAAGACACTACATATGAATATGAAAAAGTGATCGTTCGTTTGGAAACATTCATGGCGAGCATTGTCGAAGGAAAGCCTGTGGCGGCAGAACATGCAGAATTACGCTGGGTTGTTAGAGATCAATTACATATGCTTGAATGGGCACCTGCGGATATTCCGGCGATAGAAAAGCTGGCAAACCAATAG
- a CDS encoding polysaccharide deacetylase family protein — MKKQNIAWIAGAAALLPFAYGMGATALIGSTGYRVMKRLPERRGIALTFDDGPNPVYTMQLLDLLKQHQIKATFFVVGQHVRDYPEVVERMHKEGHQIGIHHDNHTSSWLLTPSMLSREIKETHRAIFDITGESPTVYRPPWGFMNAATLFVTRPYQIVLWSHVFKDWKINSCEQGLLEGLRNVPADGSIILLHDDGTNRGADDRAPAHMLDKLSIYLDEAVGKGIEFVSVNKSNL, encoded by the coding sequence ATGAAAAAACAAAACATTGCCTGGATTGCAGGAGCAGCTGCACTTCTTCCTTTTGCCTATGGCATGGGAGCTACCGCCTTGATCGGGTCAACAGGGTACCGAGTCATGAAACGTCTGCCAGAACGAAGAGGCATTGCTTTAACGTTTGACGATGGACCCAATCCCGTTTACACAATGCAACTGCTCGATTTACTTAAGCAACATCAAATCAAAGCAACATTCTTCGTAGTGGGTCAACATGTTCGTGACTATCCTGAGGTTGTCGAACGTATGCACAAAGAAGGTCATCAAATCGGTATTCATCACGACAACCATACATCTAGCTGGTTGCTAACGCCTTCTATGTTGTCACGAGAAATTAAGGAAACCCATCGTGCCATCTTCGATATTACAGGAGAATCACCAACAGTATACAGACCGCCATGGGGTTTTATGAACGCAGCAACACTATTCGTCACCAGACCGTATCAAATCGTCCTCTGGTCACACGTCTTCAAAGACTGGAAAATAAATAGTTGCGAGCAAGGACTACTAGAAGGCTTGCGTAACGTCCCAGCTGACGGTTCGATTATTTTACTACACGACGATGGCACTAACCGAGGTGCCGATGACCGTGCACCAGCTCATATGTTGGACAAGCTTTCTATTTACTTAGATGAAGCTGTAGGAAAGGGTATAGAATTTGTTTCTGTTAATAAGAGTAACTTGTAG
- a CDS encoding phytoene desaturase family protein yields MLENQKRVVVIGGGLGGLSAAISLAQRDYSVTLYEQNNHLGGKLNRLEQDGFGFDLGPSILTMPHIFEKLFEDSGKCMSDYVKILRLEREWRSFFPDGTVLDLYGDLQKMEQMNPQLSHKDMKDYQKFLNYSKGLYDMTEAGYFKEGLDSTSEVIKHHGALKSIKGFDLFSTVHGAIDKRVRNPHLRDMLSYFIKYVGSSPYDAPAILNMMVYMQHAQGCWYVPGGMHHLANALVQLAEEVGVKLHTGIGVRKMKTVGDQIIGAELANGEIVEADYFVSNMEVIPFYQKMVDSDPKFTKKLEKKFEPSSSGLVLHLGVKKSYPQLNHHNFFFSKNLKKQMDKVFVKKQLPDDPTIYLVNTNKTDPSQTLPGHENLKILPHIPHIQDNPFTPADYLKLENNVLEKLERMGLEGLRENIVTRDVWTPHDIERTYGSHRGAIYGTVSDKKKNKGFKHPKHSERFDNLYFVGGTVNPGGGMPMVTLSGQQVCDKILTRDMVKRSRS; encoded by the coding sequence ATGTTGGAAAACCAAAAACGCGTAGTGGTGATTGGCGGTGGCCTAGGTGGGCTGTCGGCTGCTATTTCATTAGCGCAACGTGATTATTCTGTAACCTTGTATGAACAAAACAATCATCTAGGTGGAAAATTAAATCGCTTGGAGCAAGACGGTTTCGGTTTCGATTTGGGCCCTTCCATTTTGACGATGCCGCATATTTTCGAAAAGCTGTTTGAGGATAGTGGGAAGTGTATGTCAGATTACGTAAAAATACTTAGATTAGAGCGTGAATGGCGTTCTTTCTTCCCCGACGGAACAGTGCTCGATTTATATGGTGATTTACAAAAGATGGAGCAGATGAACCCACAGTTATCACATAAGGATATGAAAGATTATCAGAAGTTCCTGAACTATTCTAAAGGTCTGTATGACATGACGGAAGCGGGCTACTTCAAAGAAGGACTGGACTCCACGAGTGAAGTGATTAAACATCATGGTGCACTCAAGTCGATTAAAGGCTTTGATCTGTTTTCTACTGTACACGGTGCAATTGACAAGCGTGTACGTAATCCGCATCTGCGCGATATGTTGTCGTACTTTATTAAATATGTTGGTTCTTCTCCTTATGACGCGCCAGCTATACTAAATATGATGGTCTATATGCAGCATGCGCAAGGTTGTTGGTATGTACCGGGCGGAATGCATCATTTAGCTAATGCACTTGTTCAATTGGCAGAAGAAGTTGGTGTCAAGCTACATACAGGGATCGGTGTTCGGAAAATGAAGACAGTTGGAGACCAAATTATTGGTGCTGAACTGGCTAACGGTGAAATAGTAGAGGCAGACTATTTCGTTTCCAATATGGAAGTAATTCCGTTCTACCAGAAGATGGTCGATAGTGACCCTAAGTTCACGAAAAAACTCGAGAAGAAGTTTGAGCCATCCAGTTCAGGCTTGGTTCTTCATTTAGGCGTAAAGAAGAGCTATCCGCAACTTAATCATCACAACTTCTTCTTCTCCAAGAATCTCAAAAAGCAAATGGATAAAGTATTTGTGAAAAAGCAATTACCTGATGACCCAACAATTTATCTCGTCAACACGAATAAAACAGATCCATCACAAACATTGCCAGGTCACGAAAATCTGAAAATCCTACCGCATATTCCACATATTCAAGATAACCCATTTACGCCAGCGGATTATTTGAAGCTTGAGAATAACGTGTTAGAAAAGCTTGAGCGTATGGGGCTAGAAGGTTTACGTGAGAACATCGTAACGCGTGATGTCTGGACGCCTCATGATATTGAACGCACATATGGCTCTCACCGTGGGGCGATTTACGGGACGGTATCGGATAAAAAGAAGAATAAAGGATTCAAACACCCGAAGCATAGTGAACGCTTTGATAATTTGTACTTTGTTGGTGGTACAGTCAATCCAGGTGGCGGTATGCCCATGGTGACACTAAGTGGTCAACAAGTATGCGATAAGATCCTGACGCGTGATATGGTGAAACGGTCACGATCATAA
- a CDS encoding lantibiotic ABC transporter permease, which translates to MKRGNTSVLLRVVIVVTYVIMIAANALANILPLNGQTTGELSDKYGNLFAPAGFTFSIWSLIYLLLLFHVVYQLGLFQKTKNPQLLSQVGKYFCISSLLNASWIFLWHYEYLLFSVVVMLLMLLTLIKINTITLNATLTRREAFFVKLPFSVYFGWITIATIANITAFLVSIDWDGFGISEVTWTIIILFVGAAIGIMTTIRQQDIAYALVLIWAYYGIYSKHTAVSGFNGEYPTIILSIIICLALIALTIVFVVVKKLRK; encoded by the coding sequence ATGAAACGAGGAAACACATCCGTATTATTGCGCGTGGTGATTGTTGTTACGTATGTTATCATGATTGCAGCCAATGCACTCGCAAATATACTACCCCTAAACGGACAAACAACAGGTGAGCTGTCAGATAAATACGGAAATCTATTCGCACCTGCAGGATTTACATTTTCCATTTGGAGTTTGATCTATTTACTGTTATTATTCCACGTCGTCTATCAATTGGGGTTGTTTCAAAAAACGAAGAATCCACAACTTTTAAGTCAAGTAGGTAAGTACTTCTGTATTTCATCTTTGTTAAATGCTTCATGGATTTTCTTATGGCATTATGAATACTTACTTTTTTCCGTTGTTGTGATGTTGCTTATGTTGCTAACTCTCATCAAAATCAATACCATCACCTTGAATGCAACACTGACACGTAGAGAAGCATTTTTCGTCAAACTTCCATTCAGTGTCTACTTTGGATGGATCACGATTGCTACGATCGCGAATATTACCGCCTTTCTCGTCTCAATTGATTGGGATGGATTTGGAATATCTGAAGTCACATGGACGATTATCATTTTATTTGTTGGCGCTGCTATCGGAATTATGACTACTATTCGACAACAAGATATCGCCTATGCCCTTGTGTTGATTTGGGCATATTACGGTATTTACTCGAAGCACACTGCAGTGAGTGGATTTAATGGAGAGTATCCTACGATTATTCTATCGATAATAATTTGCTTAGCGCTTATAGCACTGACTATTGTATTCGTTGTTGTGAAAAAGTTACGCAAATAA
- a CDS encoding phytoene/squalene synthase family protein, with product MVIDRSSTIASDYAYCEKIIKRHSKSFYYAFSNLPKDKARAVYAIYAFCRTADDSVDENNTSGLQLIALDRLTDELNHFAKGQEVDHPLWRALRDVFNRFDMDLQPFYEQLTGQRMDIHFMSPSNLSSLETYSKYVAGSVGKMLLPIIASNAKTDLNRVAEDLGIAMQLTNILRDVGEDYRDKGRIYLPQEEMERYKYSEVFLSEGQITKNFVAMWEYLAKRAENLYDNFTQHIGEFDEDSRFPVLSSAHVYQGILNSVRKSGYDCFNQKNYVSAVEMAKLVARASM from the coding sequence ATGGTAATCGATCGATCATCGACTATAGCTTCTGACTATGCCTATTGTGAAAAAATCATCAAGCGTCATTCAAAGAGCTTTTATTACGCGTTCTCAAATCTACCAAAAGATAAAGCACGCGCAGTATATGCTATCTATGCCTTTTGCCGAACTGCAGATGATAGTGTAGATGAAAATAATACAAGCGGTTTACAACTTATTGCGTTGGATCGATTGACAGATGAACTCAATCATTTTGCAAAAGGCCAAGAAGTAGATCATCCATTATGGAGAGCTTTACGTGACGTATTCAATCGTTTCGATATGGACTTACAACCGTTTTATGAACAACTGACAGGGCAACGTATGGATATTCATTTTATGAGCCCATCGAATCTTAGTTCATTGGAAACGTATAGTAAGTATGTGGCAGGTTCTGTAGGAAAAATGTTATTACCCATTATTGCGAGTAACGCTAAGACGGACTTGAATCGCGTGGCGGAAGATCTCGGCATTGCAATGCAACTAACAAATATCCTTCGTGATGTCGGTGAAGATTACCGAGACAAAGGTCGTATTTACTTGCCACAAGAGGAAATGGAACGCTATAAGTATAGTGAAGTTTTTTTGTCAGAAGGGCAAATCACAAAGAACTTTGTGGCTATGTGGGAATATCTTGCGAAACGTGCGGAGAACTTATATGACAATTTCACGCAACATATTGGAGAATTCGATGAGGATAGCCGTTTTCCCGTATTATCGTCAGCACATGTTTATCAAGGAATATTAAATAGTGTACGAAAAAGTGGATACGATTGTTTTAATCAGAAAAATTATGTGTCAGCGGTGGAAATGGCAAAGTTAGTTGCCCGTGCGAGCATGTAA